In Rhodopirellula sp. P2, the DNA window GCGAAAGAAGCGATCGAGCAGCGGGGCGTGTTCCGGGTGACGTTGTCCGGTGGTTCGACCCCCAAGCGTCTGTATGAATTGCTGGCGACCAAAGAGTTGCCGTGGCAAAACATCGAGTTCTACTGGGGCGACGAACGCAACGTCACGGAAGACAATTTGGACAGCAATTACCGGATGGTTCGGGAAGCGTTGCTGTCGCACTTGCCAGCGGATTCGTTGCGTGCGTTTCCGGTGCCGGTGGATCCGGATAACCCGGCGGCCACCGCGGAAGCCTACGAGAAAACACTGCGAGAAACGTTTCCGGGTGCCGATGTGCCGACGTGGGATTTGGCGCTGTTGGGAATGGGCGATGACGCGCACACGGCGTCGTTGTTTCCTGAAACCAAGGCGATCGAGCAGAACGATCGCTGGTTCGTGGAGAACTGGGTTCCGAAAATGGAAACCTATCGCTACACGTTGACCGCACCCGCGATCAACTCCGCTCGGCAGCGTTGGTTCTTGATCGGTGGAGCGAACAAGCGTCAGGCTCTCGCGAGTGTCCGAAGTTCCGCCAACGATCTCCCCGCCGCGTTGTTTCCGTCGCGATTGATCGAGTCACCAACTTGGTTTGTGACGCGCGACGCCGTCGCGATTGCTTAAGCAGGTACGCAGGTGTCATCGGGTATGTGAGCCGTTGGCGTTAGCCACGGTTTTCACGCGTAACCGGGGCTAACGCCCAAACGGCTCACATGGTTGTGCCCGATCATTCCAGCCGACCTGCTTAGAACAGGTTCATGATCGCGTTGATGCACCACACAAAGATCATCACCATCAACCCCAGCAGGACGATGAGGGTGATCACGATGGCCATCAGGATCGGCCAAATGCTGCGTCGATGTTTGTCCTCGACGTAGTACTCCCGCAACAACAGCAGGTTGCGGTGGTTGGCTTTGTAGAACAAGTCAAAGAGGTTGCCCAAGATGGGAATGGTTCCGACCAAGGCATCCAGGCCCACGTTGCCCAGCATTCTCAGCACCAGTCTTGGGCTGGCACCATTTTTCGCCATGGTTGCGATCAAGATTCCCGAAAGGCCCATGCTGATCGCATCGCCGGCACCGGGGACAAGGCCAAGGATGAAGTCCAGGCCGAAGCGGACCTTTGTTCCGGGAATACGAAAGCGGGTGTCCAGCAATCGACTGTAGCGATCGACCCAACGCAGCGATGGATGGCTGAGTTGCACCTCCGTTAAAACAGCCGATTCACCGGTGAGCGATTGGGAGGCAGATTTCATGAGCGTGGTTGGTCTTGAGGTGGGCGGTTGTTCCAGCCTGCGTCTTCAGAAGCCTCGCTGCAGTCCGGGGGTGATGTCCAAATCAAGCGGTGCGAACTGGCCGGCTTCGAACTTCTTCCAAGCGATCGCGCCCATGACCGCGTTGTCAGTGCACAGGTGCGGGGGAGCGATCCAGAGTTCGAACCCGTCTTTTTCGGCGGCGGCCTGCAGGTCACGCCGCAAGCGTGAGTTGGCAGCCACGCCTCCACCGACAATCAGCCGCTTGGTTCCGCCGCTGGATTCATTGGGATTGGATGCGTTGCGATTCCTGTGCCGCTTGATTGCCCGGCGGCACTTTGCGACCAGAACATCGACCACGGCGGCCTCGAACGAGGCACACACGTCTCGTTTGACTTCGTCAGAAATCTCCAGGCTGGAAAAATCTTGGCGTCCGGGGCCAGCGATGGCGTACCGAACCGCGGTCTTCAGCCCGCTGAATGAAAAGTTGTCGCCGGGATCGTGGATCATCGAACGCGGGAAAGAGTACGCCTGGTCGTTTCCTTGCATGGCCAGCTTGGCGACTTCGATGCCGCCTGGAAACGGCAGCGAGAGCATCGCGGCAACTTTATCGAACGCTTCGCCCGCGGCGTCGTCGATGGTTCCGCCCAGGTATTCCAATTCGATCGCTGTGTGGCAGTGGTAGAGGCTGGTGTGCCCCCCCGAAACGATCAGCCCAATCGCCGGATAGATGTCTGCGGGGGCGCCATCGATCAATTGGCACGCGTACAGGTGAGCGTGCAGGTGATTGAGCGCGATGAGTGGTTTGTTCCAAGCCAGCGCGAGCGTTTTCGCAGCAACGACGCCGACCAGCAGGGAACCGGCCAGCCCCGGTCGGTCGGCCACGGCGATCGCGGTCAGGTCTTCGCCACGGAGGTTGGCCTGGTTCATTGCCGTGTCGATCACCGGCAGGATGCGTTCCAGGTGGGCCCGGGCGGCGATCTCGGGAACCACTCCGCCAAACTGCTCGTGCAACGTTTCTTGGGTGGCGATGCATTGGCCCAGGACCGTGCCGTCACGGCGGATCACGGCCGCAGCGGTCTCGTCGCAGGTGGATTCGATGGACAGCAGCAACTCGGGGCCGGCGGCTGAGGTCATAGCTGGACTCGTCCCAGCACGTTGTACGTCGGGCCGTGTTTTTCCAGGAAGCTGCCCACGACATGAATTTCGCGAACGTTGAATTCGCCAATCTCATCGTCTTCGTGCTTTCGCCATCGATCGATGACTTCTGAATTGGCTCGGCGACTTCCGCTGCGAGTGCGTCCCACCGTCAAATGAGGCCGGTAGTCCCGCGGTTCGGGTTTGTAGCCAAGACCTGCGAAACGTTTCTCGAGATCCGCGACCAGATTGGTCAGCGAGGAGGTGAAATCGTCGACGGCGATGGTCAGCACACGAGGTCGTTCAAGGTCGGGGATGCCAGAGGCACCCTCCAGAACCAAGCCAAAGGGTTCCAGGGGGTCGCAAGCTGCTTGCAGTGTGTTGCAAACCGTCGGTATTTCAATGTTGTCGACTTCCCCGAGGAACTTCAGCGTGAGATGAAGATTCTCGTCGGGAACCCATTTGATTCCGTCTCCAGGGGTTTTGGTTTCCGCCATCCAACGCGATGCTGTGCGGGCGAGATCAGATGGCAACGGAATGGCCAAAAAAGTGCGAATGGTTTTCATGAGCGAAAGTTTAACGAGATGACGTTTTCAGTGCATCGGTTCGAACCACCGAGCTTTGTGCCACATCGTTGGCGTCGAGGTGGGCACTTGCAAACATTGCTTGCACCGCGGGCAACGATGGGGATGACCGAATGGCAAAAGCTATCGACTCAAATCAAATCCGAGAAGCATCGGTTGCCAGTGTCGGAGGGAGACACGCTCATTTTGCATGATGATGTGCCGGCACCGTGGGGGGAATCTCCTCGGGGCAGCGTGTTGCTGCTGCATGGGATTTGTGGCTGTCACGCGGCCGATTACATGGTTCGATTCACACGAAGGTTGCTGGCGATCGGCGTTCGTGTGTTCCGATTGGACATGCGAGGTTGTGGTGAATCCGTGGCGTTTTGTCGAGGGATCACGCACGCTGGACGAAGCGACGATGTATTGGCTGCGATCGAGTTCATTGCCGAATTGACGAGTGGTCATGCCGCTCCGATCGGCGCGGTGGGGACATCCTTGGGCGGCAACCAATTGCTGCGTGCGGCGGGGCGAGTCGGCGCCGGTCTGGATGCCCGTCCCTCGTACTGGGATCGTGTCGGGCCGATCGTCGCGATCGCTCCGCCGATCGACTTGCAGGCCTGCAGCGACCGGATGGAGGCTTGGTCCCTGCGTTTTTACAACCACTACTTCATCACTCAGTTGCTCCGGCGAGCCAAGTCGACCTTGCAGATGCGGGAGGAGTTGGGCGGTCTGTTGGACGGCCGGGCTCCGAAAACACTTCGCGAATTTGATCGTCGGATCACCGCGCCCATGGCTGGTTTTTCTGACGAGCGATCCTATTACGCGTCCTCGTCGGCTCACTCCGTGGTCGAGCGGATTGATATTCCTGCGTTGATTGTCACCGCCGCGGATGATCCCTTGGTGCCGGTTGATTCGTTCGTGGCACTGCGCGAGCGGGTTCGCGATTCAACTCGCGTGTTGACCATGCCAACCGGAGGCCATCATGGGTTCACGCAACTGGACGGAACGGCGTGGACAGATGAGCTGATCGCAAAATTTTACGACGCAGCTTGGTGAAACGGACCGTTCGCGTACGAGTCGGGCCGGGCAGGGTGTCGGAACAATTTTGACGCTGAGGCGCCAGGGCGCAGAGACGCATGGGGTTGCTCGAGCAGAGGGGGCGTCCCGGTGATGCGCAACCAATTGGGCAAAGGCCAAGTTCATCCCCATGCATTGAGTTGAATTTGGCCATTGGCCAAAGGGTGGTTGGTTCGTGAATCGTTCCTGGGACGTTGTCCCAGGCAATGTTGAGAAAGGCCGTTGGCCTTGGGGAGGCAGTGCGAGCATCGCCCTGACTGGGGACATCGTGGGGATACGGTCTGTCTTCGCTGACGCTTTTGCTTCAGCGTCCGGCCGGGCCGATCTCGATTGGCATTCCCCTGCGCCGGAAAACGCACGTCCAGTCGCGGAGCGACGGTAGTTGACAGCCTTGGGTTTCAACCCAAGGTCACGGGCCCACCCACAGGTCCACCCAGCCGCGGAGCGGCGACAGGTGGGGCGTACGCTTTGCCACCTGTCGTCGCTCCGCGGCTGGGTTGTTTTCGATGTCGCCGTGGGAGACCTCGGGTTGAAACCCGAGGCTGGCAGATGTCACTGCTCCGCGGTTGGGATTGTCGATGCCGATGCCGATGCCGATGCCGATGCCGAGCACGGGCACGGGCACGGGCACGGGCACGGGCGTGGGCGTGGGCGTGGGCGTGGGCGTGGGCGTGGGCGTGGGCGTGGGCGTGGGCGTGGGCGTGGGCGTGGGCGTGGGCGTGGGCGTGGGCGTGGGCGTGGCGACGCAGTCGCAGGCGTTGGTGGGCTCAGTTGAGTCCTTCGAACGCAGCTTGGATCAGGTCGATCTGTTCCAGTTTGTGAGCTGCCATCGACCCGGTGCTGGGGCTGGCTGATTCCGCACGCGTGGCTTTGGTGAACCGGAAGCGTGTGTTCAGTTCGTCGCCGATCTTGAGTTTCAAGTACGGCCACGCGCCCATGTTCTCGGGTTCTTCTTGGACCCAGCGGATCTCGGCGCCTTCGGCAAGCCCTTCGAAGGCGGCGAAAATCTCGTCCAGTGACAGCGGGTAAAGCTGTTCGAGACGCATGATTGGCACGCCTTCGATGTTCTTGTCGGTGCGTTCCTGCAGCAGGTCGTAATAGACTTTGCCGGTGCACAGCAGCAAGCGTTTGGCGCCTTCCAGTGGTACCTTGCGATCAGGCAAGATCTTGCGGAAGCCACCCTCGGCAACCACGTCCAGGGGGCTGGTGACCTCGGCGTGTCGCAGCAAGCTTTTGGGGGTCAAGACAATCAGGGGCTTGCGCCATTTCCGGATGACTTGTCGACGAAGCAGGTGGAAGTACTGGGCCGGCGTGGTGGGCTGGCAGATTTGGATGTTGTCTTCGGCCGCCATGGCCAAGAAACGCTCGACGCGAGCGCTGCAGTGTTCAGGGCCTTGTCCTTCGAAGCCGTGAGGCAGCAGCATGACCAAGCCGGAGAGGCGATTCCACTTGTCTTCGGCGCTGGCGATGAACTGGTCCACGATCACCTGGGCGGCGTTCCAGAAGTCACCAAATTGGGCTTCCCACAGGCACAGGCCGCTGGGGCAATCCAGCGAGTAGCCGTATTCAAATCCCAGCACGCCGGCTTCGCTCAGCGGGCTGTTGAACAGTTCCAGGCGTGCTTGGCTGTCATGCAGGTTCTTCAGCGGGCAGTATTCGCTGCCGTCGCGCATGTCGTGCAGCACCGCGTGGCGGTGGCTGAACGTTCCGCGTTCGCAGTCTTGACCGGTCAATCGAATCGGGTGGCCCGCATCGAGCAGCGATGCGAACGCGGCGGCTTCTGCTGCGGCCCAATCCAGGGGGCGTTCGCCGCTGGCCATCTCGCGGCGTTGCGCCATGGGCCGCTTGAGCTTTTTGTGAGGTGAGAACCCTTCCGGCAAACGGGTGAGCTTGTCGAGCAATTCGCTCAGTCGCTCGACCGACATGGTGGTGTCGACTTCATCGGCTGGTTCGGGGCCGCCGAAGTACTCCATCCAGTTCTTGGCAAGCGTTTGTGTGTCGGGGACAAACGACTCGTGCTTGCTGGCCTCGAATTCACTTTCGAGTTTTTCGGTTCGGTCACGGCTGATTTCGTCGGCTTCTTCTTCCGTGATTTTGCCGAGTTTCAGCAAGCGATTGAGGTACTGTTGCCGAACGCCGGGACGGCGATCAATTTCGGCGTACATTTGCGGTTGGGTGAAGCGCGGTTCGTCGCCTTCGTTGTGTCCCCAGCGACGATAGGCGTACAGGTCGATGACAACATCGCGATGGAATTTTTTGCGGAAATCCATGGCCAGCGAAACGACTTGGGCGACCGCTTCGGGGTCTTCGCCGTTGACGTGAAAGATGGGGATTTGCAGCATCTTGGCCACATCGGTGGCGTAGGTCGTGCTGCGTCCCTCGTCGGGTTCGGTGGTGAAGCCGACTTGGTTGTTGATCACGACGTGCAAGGTACCGCCGGTGCGATAGCCTTTCAGTTCGCTGAGGTTCAGCGTCTCTTGGACAACGCCTTCCCCGGCGAAGGCTGCGTCGCCGTGAATCAGGATCGTCATCACGTCTTGTCGATCGGAATCGCCACAGTTGTCTTGTTTGCACCGGGTCCGGCCGAGTGCCACGGTGTTGACGTATTCGAGGTGGCTGGGGTTGAAGCACAGTGAGATGTGCAGGTGATCACCCGAAGCGGTTTTCCAGTCGCTGCTGTAGCCGAGGTGGTAGCGAACATCGCCCCCACCGCGGCTGAGTTCCGGCGTGGGGTCATCGAACGACCAGAAGATGTTCATCGCCCGTTTTTTCAGGATGTTCGCCATCACATTGAGGCGACCCCGGTGGGCCATCGCCATGACCACTTCTTTGACTTGATGCTGGCCTGCTTTTTCAAGCGCCAGGTCAATCAGAGGGATCAGGCTTTCCGCACCTTCGAGCGAGAATGTTTTGGCACCGACGAATTTGCGGCGCACGAATTCTTCGAAGATGGTGGCGTCGGCCAGGCGGGTGTAGATTCGACGCTGAACTTCGTGGGACAGGTCCAGCCGATTTTCGGTCGTTTCCATCCGGCGCTGCAACCAATCGCGAATGTTGCGATTGTCGATGTGCATGAACTGGGCGCCGATGCTGCGGCAGTAGGTGGACTGCAGTTTGTTCAGGATGACGTCCAGGGTGCTGCCCGAAACGTTTTCCAAGATGCTGCTGTCAAAAGGACGCGCCAGGTCCTGTTCGCTCAAGCCATGGCTGCGTGGCGACAGTTCTGGGCAGGTGTGTTCGAACAACCCGAGCGGGTCCAGGGTGGCGATCAGGTGGCCTCGAACGCGGTATTCGCGAACCAATTGGTCCACGCGGTCTTGGATTCGAGCCAGCCACAGGGCTTGGTCGACATTTTGGTCGCCCGTGGATCCGGTGCGATCGGTCGTGTCGGCGGCGCTGCCGGCTTGGCCAGATGCAAAGGCGGGAGCCACCACCGAGCGTGCTCCCGAGGGCGTTCCATTGCTGCCAGAGTCACCTTGCACGCTCTTGGGGGGCGAAGCAGAAACGCTCGCGCCCGCTCCTACCAAGAACTGCTCAAAGTATTGACGCCAGGTTTCCGAAACGCTCGACGGATCACGCACGTATTGCACGTACAAGTCGTCGATGTAGTCCAACGAATAGCTATTCATGAGTCCCGCAACGAACCGCCGTGGCCAAGCGAATCGCAAAGGAGGAAGGAAACGTGGAAGGTGGGGCAGGCGTTGACAGGCACGGCTCCAACCGGGGTGCCATTGTCGCGCCGAAGTCTACTGTACGGAACCGATCCCGGGGTGGGTAGGACGACCGGGTGAACTTTTCCCCGGTTCTCGGTACGTTTGACGCGGCGACAAGGTTTTGGGAACGTTTTTCCCAACCGCTTCGTCTTTGTTTGCTCCTCTTTCCGATTTAGAAATTTACTCAGAATGGCCGTTTTAATTCAGCTCCGAGACGCCGAGAAACGGTTCGGCGACCAAGTCTTGCTCGACGGGGCCAATGTGTCGTTGGTGGACGACGTGAAGGTGGGCTTCGTCGGACGAAACGGAGCCGGCAAATCCACGATGCTGCGAATCCTGCTCGGCGAAGAAGATGT includes these proteins:
- the pgl gene encoding 6-phosphogluconolactonase, whose amino-acid sequence is MQVFDSLDELSNAAADAFCKLAKEAIEQRGVFRVTLSGGSTPKRLYELLATKELPWQNIEFYWGDERNVTEDNLDSNYRMVREALLSHLPADSLRAFPVPVDPDNPAATAEAYEKTLRETFPGADVPTWDLALLGMGDDAHTASLFPETKAIEQNDRWFVENWVPKMETYRYTLTAPAINSARQRWFLIGGANKRQALASVRSSANDLPAALFPSRLIESPTWFVTRDAVAIA
- a CDS encoding DUF4112 domain-containing protein — protein: MKSASQSLTGESAVLTEVQLSHPSLRWVDRYSRLLDTRFRIPGTKVRFGLDFILGLVPGAGDAISMGLSGILIATMAKNGASPRLVLRMLGNVGLDALVGTIPILGNLFDLFYKANHRNLLLLREYYVEDKHRRSIWPILMAIVITLIVLLGLMVMIFVWCINAIMNLF
- the tsaD gene encoding tRNA (adenosine(37)-N6)-threonylcarbamoyltransferase complex transferase subunit TsaD — translated: MTSAAGPELLLSIESTCDETAAAVIRRDGTVLGQCIATQETLHEQFGGVVPEIAARAHLERILPVIDTAMNQANLRGEDLTAIAVADRPGLAGSLLVGVVAAKTLALAWNKPLIALNHLHAHLYACQLIDGAPADIYPAIGLIVSGGHTSLYHCHTAIELEYLGGTIDDAAGEAFDKVAAMLSLPFPGGIEVAKLAMQGNDQAYSFPRSMIHDPGDNFSFSGLKTAVRYAIAGPGRQDFSSLEISDEVKRDVCASFEAAVVDVLVAKCRRAIKRHRNRNASNPNESSGGTKRLIVGGGVAANSRLRRDLQAAAEKDGFELWIAPPHLCTDNAVMGAIAWKKFEAGQFAPLDLDITPGLQRGF
- the thpR gene encoding RNA 2',3'-cyclic phosphodiesterase — protein: MKTIRTFLAIPLPSDLARTASRWMAETKTPGDGIKWVPDENLHLTLKFLGEVDNIEIPTVCNTLQAACDPLEPFGLVLEGASGIPDLERPRVLTIAVDDFTSSLTNLVADLEKRFAGLGYKPEPRDYRPHLTVGRTRSGSRRANSEVIDRWRKHEDDEIGEFNVREIHVVGSFLEKHGPTYNVLGRVQL
- a CDS encoding YheT family hydrolase; its protein translation is MTEWQKLSTQIKSEKHRLPVSEGDTLILHDDVPAPWGESPRGSVLLLHGICGCHAADYMVRFTRRLLAIGVRVFRLDMRGCGESVAFCRGITHAGRSDDVLAAIEFIAELTSGHAAPIGAVGTSLGGNQLLRAAGRVGAGLDARPSYWDRVGPIVAIAPPIDLQACSDRMEAWSLRFYNHYFITQLLRRAKSTLQMREELGGLLDGRAPKTLREFDRRITAPMAGFSDERSYYASSSAHSVVERIDIPALIVTAADDPLVPVDSFVALRERVRDSTRVLTMPTGGHHGFTQLDGTAWTDELIAKFYDAAW
- a CDS encoding 2-oxoglutarate dehydrogenase E1 component, whose translation is MNSYSLDYIDDLYVQYVRDPSSVSETWRQYFEQFLVGAGASVSASPPKSVQGDSGSNGTPSGARSVVAPAFASGQAGSAADTTDRTGSTGDQNVDQALWLARIQDRVDQLVREYRVRGHLIATLDPLGLFEHTCPELSPRSHGLSEQDLARPFDSSILENVSGSTLDVILNKLQSTYCRSIGAQFMHIDNRNIRDWLQRRMETTENRLDLSHEVQRRIYTRLADATIFEEFVRRKFVGAKTFSLEGAESLIPLIDLALEKAGQHQVKEVVMAMAHRGRLNVMANILKKRAMNIFWSFDDPTPELSRGGGDVRYHLGYSSDWKTASGDHLHISLCFNPSHLEYVNTVALGRTRCKQDNCGDSDRQDVMTILIHGDAAFAGEGVVQETLNLSELKGYRTGGTLHVVINNQVGFTTEPDEGRSTTYATDVAKMLQIPIFHVNGEDPEAVAQVVSLAMDFRKKFHRDVVIDLYAYRRWGHNEGDEPRFTQPQMYAEIDRRPGVRQQYLNRLLKLGKITEEEADEISRDRTEKLESEFEASKHESFVPDTQTLAKNWMEYFGGPEPADEVDTTMSVERLSELLDKLTRLPEGFSPHKKLKRPMAQRREMASGERPLDWAAAEAAAFASLLDAGHPIRLTGQDCERGTFSHRHAVLHDMRDGSEYCPLKNLHDSQARLELFNSPLSEAGVLGFEYGYSLDCPSGLCLWEAQFGDFWNAAQVIVDQFIASAEDKWNRLSGLVMLLPHGFEGQGPEHCSARVERFLAMAAEDNIQICQPTTPAQYFHLLRRQVIRKWRKPLIVLTPKSLLRHAEVTSPLDVVAEGGFRKILPDRKVPLEGAKRLLLCTGKVYYDLLQERTDKNIEGVPIMRLEQLYPLSLDEIFAAFEGLAEGAEIRWVQEEPENMGAWPYLKLKIGDELNTRFRFTKATRAESASPSTGSMAAHKLEQIDLIQAAFEGLN